The following nucleotide sequence is from Deltaproteobacteria bacterium.
TGATAGTAAAGTTCATATACATTCGGTGCTCTGAAGGCTTGACCATAAAGCAGTTTTACCGTACTTTCTTTCACCGGCTTTAAAATAAAACCCACCCTGGGACTCAGGTGTTCTCCGAAAGTCGAATAATGATCATATCTGAGTCCGGCTATGAGACGTAAATGTGAACTTATATCCATCTCATCTTGCAGATATGAAGACCACGTTGTGAAAGAACGATTATCGTCAACATAGATAACTTGTGGATCAACATCATAGTTTTTCTGCTTGGCTTCCATGTGGCGCAACACTTCACCACCTATCAATAAAGAGGAGGATGCAATCTTATGGGAATAGTTCAATTCTGTTCCTATCCACTGGCCCAGGGCCTTATCCTTATTGATGGTAATGGGAGGGTAGTCATATGGATAATCTCCCTCGTAGTAATATCGGTCGTAATAGACTCTGGTCATCACGCGCCTGTTGTCGTCAAGGCTGTGCTCCCATTTAATCTCTGCAAAATCTCGCTCATCTACTGTCTTGAATCGATTGTCATTGAAGATGGTGTCAAAGCTCGCAGTTGGGATCGATTTTTCTCTCCAGCCGATGTTGGCGAGAAAAGAAAAATCATGATAACTTGCTTTCAGAAAAAATTTCTTCGCTTTTTCTCCATCGGCATTTCTTGCCCATCCGTTTGAGGTTGGAGGAGAGTCGAACTCTGCATAGTAATGATCCTGACCTTTGCTGTCCAATAAACTAAGGGAGAAGATCAGATCAACATCATTTTCGAATTCTTTTCCATAAACTAAACCGCCCGTATAGGTGTTGTAGCTCATTGTCTCTGCTTTTGTATACAATCCGTCAATTTCTTTGCCTTTTTTTGTTAAAATATTGACAGTTCCGAGGACGGCATTACTACCATAAAGGGATGAACCCGGCCCGCGGACGAATTCAATTTTTTTCACCACATCCATGTCAACCCCGAAGGCCTCCCCCATGGAAAAACTCCCGTAGATATTATCGTTATACGTGTGCCCGTCCACGAGCTGCAATACACGGTTGCCGTAATCACCAAGCCGGGCGAATCCGCGTACGCCAATGTAGTCATAGTTCCGGTCAGAGTAAGTATAGAAGCTTCTTACATTTTTAACCACATCAGTGAGATTGCGGTGACCGTATTTCTTGATGTCTTCATCGGTTATTATTGTAATGGATGCGGGGGCATCCCGAATGCCCTGCAAACGTTTGGAGGCAGTAAAAACGTCTTCGATCTCCATAAAGCCTAATTCTTCATCGGCAAGTTCTTCTGAATATGCGTTGAAGGGATACACAAATAAAAAGAAAAACGGTATTAAGCCTCCTGCCAGAATGATACGGAATCGTTGCATTGCATTCATAGGTAAATAGACCTCTTTGGGATATGTCAAATGTATGGAAATTTCAGCAAGTAACATGCCACCTATGTACTTTAATAGTCCTGTACAATTTGATTGAAGACCTTGACCTATTATTGTGAGAGAAAATGAATTGTACCCCACCTTCCAGGTACAACAATTCATGTCATAAAAAAAGACGGTTTTCTGCTGTCTGAAAAT
It contains:
- a CDS encoding TonB-dependent receptor, with the translated sequence MNAMQRFRIILAGGLIPFFFLFVYPFNAYSEELADEELGFMEIEDVFTASKRLQGIRDAPASITIITDEDIKKYGHRNLTDVVKNVRSFYTYSDRNYDYIGVRGFARLGDYGNRVLQLVDGHTYNDNIYGSFSMGEAFGVDMDVVKKIEFVRGPGSSLYGSNAVLGTVNILTKKGKEIDGLYTKAETMSYNTYTGGLVYGKEFENDVDLIFSLSLLDSKGQDHYYAEFDSPPTSNGWARNADGEKAKKFFLKASYHDFSFLANIGWREKSIPTASFDTIFNDNRFKTVDERDFAEIKWEHSLDDNRRVMTRVYYDRYYYEGDYPYDYPPITINKDKALGQWIGTELNYSHKIASSSLLIGGEVLRHMEAKQKNYDVDPQVIYVDDNRSFTTWSSYLQDEMDISSHLRLIAGLRYDHYSTFGEHLSPRVGFILKPVKESTVKLLYGQAFRAPNVYELYYQFITPSASTYKANPDLKPELLHTYEAVWEQELSTILKSTVSAFRYEIKDLITQVQNPDDASLQFQNTDRVKGNGLEMGIEMIWPDVLKGQISYTYQETKDDVTGQWLVNSPRHLVKTGVTLPFFRDNYNLGAQCRYMSQRLNRDRESVSESIVADLTISAQNMVKGLGMSFGIYNVFDENYSDPVSIDHTQRNIRQDGRNYRFKIDYLF